One window of the Archangium primigenium genome contains the following:
- a CDS encoding TolC family protein: MSSRLALFLMSLTAVPALAQEPTAAPPPFQAQVNDPMLAPAPSAARQVASWQEALRLVRERSTDLRTAEANVERAQGRWRQSLSLLLPNARLSMGVTEDLLHPNLAVGLTGAPIIPQAGQPIPTVPLLSGTASLTQSLVDVGAWRGLSSASAATDSARANLSDIQRRLTLGLARTLVATVAAERSAEINRVGLLRALERAALTQRAFELGSGTQLDVVRARQDVEVARQALIAGDEQLRRTREALGLAVGLPEQVGVEPAFQLQGLVDETRQACAPLDGPEARADVESARKNLTATRDSRQQATAGYLPTLGLASNLSGYTTSDPAPAQLATWSLAAVLTLPLWEGGARGGLVRERTGLERQAAESLENTRRNVQVEVTRAQRNVGVAESLVKTSAESRELAAKTDQLTRRAYEVGRGSSLELVQSGAALRQAELSLVLREFELVQARLDAFLTEARCDW; this comes from the coding sequence ATGTCCTCGCGCTTGGCGCTGTTCCTGATGTCGCTCACGGCGGTCCCGGCCCTGGCTCAAGAGCCCACCGCCGCGCCCCCGCCCTTCCAGGCGCAGGTGAACGATCCGATGCTGGCCCCGGCCCCGTCGGCCGCGCGGCAGGTGGCCTCGTGGCAGGAGGCGCTGCGGCTGGTGCGCGAGCGCTCCACGGATCTGCGCACCGCGGAGGCCAACGTGGAGCGGGCCCAGGGCCGCTGGCGCCAGTCGCTGTCGCTCCTGTTGCCCAACGCGCGCCTGTCCATGGGCGTGACGGAGGATCTGCTCCACCCGAACCTCGCCGTGGGGCTCACGGGCGCGCCCATCATCCCCCAGGCGGGCCAGCCCATCCCCACGGTGCCGCTGCTCAGCGGCACGGCGTCGCTCACCCAGTCACTGGTGGACGTGGGCGCCTGGCGGGGCCTGTCCTCCGCGTCGGCGGCGACCGACAGCGCCCGGGCGAACCTCTCGGACATCCAGCGCCGACTCACCCTGGGGCTCGCGCGCACGCTCGTGGCCACCGTGGCCGCCGAGCGCTCCGCGGAGATCAACCGCGTGGGCCTGCTCCGGGCCCTGGAGCGCGCGGCGCTCACCCAGCGCGCGTTCGAGCTGGGCTCGGGCACGCAACTGGACGTGGTGCGCGCGCGCCAGGACGTGGAGGTCGCGCGCCAGGCGCTGATCGCCGGAGACGAGCAGTTGCGCCGCACGCGCGAGGCCCTCGGGCTCGCGGTGGGCCTGCCCGAGCAGGTGGGCGTGGAGCCCGCGTTCCAGCTCCAGGGGCTGGTGGACGAGACGCGGCAGGCGTGCGCGCCCCTCGACGGCCCGGAGGCGCGCGCGGACGTGGAGTCGGCGCGCAAGAACCTCACCGCCACGCGCGACAGCCGCCAGCAGGCCACCGCGGGCTACCTGCCCACGCTGGGCCTCGCGAGCAACCTCTCCGGCTACACCACCTCGGATCCGGCGCCGGCGCAGCTGGCCACCTGGAGCCTGGCCGCGGTGCTGACCTTGCCCCTGTGGGAGGGCGGCGCCCGGGGAGGCCTGGTGCGCGAGCGGACGGGCCTGGAGCGGCAGGCGGCCGAATCCCTGGAGAATACGCGGCGCAACGTGCAGGTAGAGGTGACGCGCGCCCAGCGCAACGTGGGCGTGGCCGAGTCCCTGGTGAAGACGTCCGCGGAGTCGCGGGAGCTGGCGGCGAAGACGGATCAGCTCACCCGCCGGGCCTACGAGGTGGGCCGTGGCAGCAGTCTGGAGCTGGTCCAGAGCGGGGCCGCCCTGCGGCAGGCGGAGCTGTCCCTGGTGTTGCGTGAATTCGAGCTCGTCCAGGCACGCCTGGATGCATTCTTGACGGAGGCGCGGTGCGACTGGTGA
- a CDS encoding MarR family winged helix-turn-helix transcriptional regulator, producing MTLAEQVGSLRRAIHRVINRRLSGRTRRPFQHLIAMKCIAHGEVRSQVDLADRLGIDAPAVSRLVDRLVEDGLVTRQAGENRRCVKLQTTESVGPELELLGEAARAVDEEVSRHLTEAELHELRRLLDKALGALTQGPSAQERPLDEAG from the coding sequence ATGACCCTGGCTGAGCAAGTGGGTTCGCTGCGCCGCGCCATCCACCGGGTAATCAACCGCCGGTTGAGTGGGCGCACGCGTCGGCCCTTCCAACACCTGATCGCGATGAAGTGCATCGCCCACGGCGAGGTACGCAGTCAGGTGGACCTGGCGGATCGCCTGGGCATCGACGCCCCGGCGGTGAGCCGACTCGTGGACCGCCTGGTGGAGGATGGGCTGGTGACCCGGCAGGCGGGCGAGAATCGCCGCTGCGTGAAGCTTCAGACCACCGAGAGTGTGGGGCCGGAGCTGGAGCTGTTGGGCGAGGCGGCGCGCGCGGTGGACGAGGAGGTGTCGCGGCACTTGACCGAGGCGGAGCTGCACGAGCTCAGACGCCTCTTGGACAAGGCCCTGGGGGCACTGACGCAGGGCCCCTCCGCGCAGGAGCGGCCCCTGGACGAGGCGGGCTAG
- a CDS encoding DUF3037 domain-containing protein: MPAPSSFDYAIIRVVPRVEREEFLNAGVILYCLTHRFLDARVTLDLARLEALAPGAPGDLLREHLETIPRLCAGGRKAGPVGQLPQKERFHWLVAPRSTMIQTGPVHAGLCENPAQALEHLMRCMVHPLPRAP, translated from the coding sequence GTGCCCGCTCCCAGCTCGTTTGATTACGCCATCATCCGCGTGGTGCCCCGGGTGGAGCGCGAGGAGTTCCTCAACGCGGGCGTCATCCTCTACTGCCTCACCCACCGCTTCCTCGACGCGCGCGTGACGTTGGATCTCGCGCGGCTCGAGGCCCTGGCGCCCGGCGCCCCCGGGGACCTCCTGCGCGAGCACCTGGAGACGATCCCCCGGCTGTGCGCGGGCGGGCGCAAGGCGGGCCCCGTCGGCCAGCTCCCCCAGAAGGAGCGCTTCCACTGGCTGGTGGCCCCGCGCAGCACGATGATCCAGACCGGGCCCGTGCACGCGGGCCTGTGCGAGAACCCCGCACAAGCGCTCGAGCACCTCATGCGGTGCATGGTGCACCCGTTGCCCCGCGCGCCCTGA
- a CDS encoding 1-acyl-sn-glycerol-3-phosphate acyltransferase: MDTVLTPVVDHQEALSKEFGPVSRVLGQRYFDGVRFPPEAEAELRALQAKGFVVHVMRTTAWINYLYLAWAMVRRGLPLVRAVVNLRPWFTRPFRNSKQRGPFAERFGHALATGGSGLIFLKKTALLSATGKDIEENPFPALVAMARREERTVFLVPELFVWEKRTARLMPNVWDRVFGSPEAPGFLHSMVAFFRNYRRAQFRVGEPIDLKRFIEQNPQDSDELIARKVRSALHHHLSRETRAVFGPPEKPVERILEETLRDRSLRRSLDAVAAETNRRPESVLRQSRRNLEAIAAKASPTTLAFVSPVLDWVFHRIYDGIEVDEAGLNRALKAASHAPLVLCPSHKSHVDYLVMSWILWNRGYAVPLVAAGANLSFWPLGPLLRRCGAFFLRRSFKDDKVYAATFKAYVKKLVHDGVHQEFFPEGGRSRTGKLLQPKLGMFTWQVESVLEGARNDLIFVPVSIDYEKVVESGSYSKELAGGEKKPEDLKALLSTPKVLASSYGRIHLTFDEPLSLVELMKSRGLDPAQALSDEQKKGLVRALGNRVMYGISKVSTVTPHALVSAALLAHRRRGMTSRELGERITLLRRIAGEEMAPLAALLKDSPSHPEAMGPIREAMNTFCSDGMVRTLKANNDVIYQAEDDRRGEMSFYKNTLMNLVAGRALVATALLGRFPAPFDEVKTRALWLSRLFKLEFIYRVGASFDTIFTEVVDRLVRMGLVLHDGDMLGVAPEPHARPELEFLADLLRDYLEAYLIAALTLPEVPAGMAQDRKSFVRQALEVGRAEYHSGRITAAESLAKVTLENAVHYMLDQRYLVEEDKKLKLGPTAPELKDCQAFAEEIRGYLRHQG, encoded by the coding sequence GTGGATACCGTCCTGACACCCGTCGTCGATCACCAGGAAGCGTTGAGCAAGGAGTTCGGGCCCGTCTCCCGCGTCCTCGGGCAGCGCTACTTCGACGGCGTGCGCTTTCCCCCGGAGGCCGAGGCCGAGCTGCGCGCGCTCCAGGCCAAGGGCTTCGTGGTGCACGTCATGCGCACCACGGCGTGGATCAACTACCTCTACCTGGCCTGGGCCATGGTGCGCCGGGGCCTGCCGCTGGTGCGCGCGGTGGTGAACCTGCGGCCCTGGTTCACCCGGCCCTTTCGCAACAGCAAGCAGCGCGGCCCCTTCGCCGAGCGCTTCGGCCACGCGCTGGCCACGGGCGGCAGTGGCCTCATCTTCCTCAAGAAGACGGCGCTCCTGAGCGCCACGGGCAAGGACATCGAGGAGAACCCCTTTCCCGCCCTGGTCGCCATGGCCCGGCGCGAGGAGCGCACCGTCTTCCTCGTGCCCGAGCTGTTCGTCTGGGAGAAGCGCACCGCGCGCCTCATGCCCAACGTGTGGGACCGGGTCTTCGGCTCGCCCGAGGCCCCCGGCTTCCTGCACTCGATGGTGGCCTTCTTCCGCAACTACCGCCGCGCCCAGTTCCGCGTGGGCGAGCCCATCGATCTCAAGCGCTTCATCGAGCAGAACCCCCAGGACTCCGACGAGCTCATCGCCCGCAAGGTGAGGAGCGCCCTGCACCACCACCTGTCGCGCGAGACGCGCGCCGTGTTCGGCCCCCCGGAGAAGCCCGTCGAGCGCATCCTCGAGGAGACGCTGCGCGACCGCTCGCTGCGCCGCTCCCTGGACGCCGTGGCCGCCGAGACGAACCGCCGCCCGGAGAGCGTGCTGCGCCAGTCCCGGCGCAACCTGGAGGCCATCGCCGCCAAGGCCAGCCCCACCACGCTCGCCTTCGTGTCGCCCGTGCTCGACTGGGTCTTCCACCGCATCTACGACGGCATCGAGGTGGACGAGGCCGGCCTCAACCGCGCCCTCAAGGCCGCCAGCCACGCGCCGCTCGTGCTGTGCCCCTCGCACAAGAGCCACGTGGACTACCTGGTGATGAGCTGGATCCTCTGGAACCGCGGCTACGCGGTGCCGCTCGTCGCCGCGGGCGCCAACCTGTCCTTCTGGCCGCTCGGGCCCCTGCTGCGCCGCTGCGGCGCCTTCTTCCTGCGCCGCTCCTTCAAGGACGACAAGGTCTACGCCGCCACGTTCAAGGCCTACGTGAAGAAGCTCGTGCACGACGGCGTGCACCAGGAGTTCTTCCCCGAGGGCGGCCGCTCGCGCACCGGCAAGCTCCTGCAGCCCAAGCTCGGCATGTTCACCTGGCAGGTGGAGTCCGTGCTCGAGGGCGCGCGCAACGATCTCATCTTCGTGCCCGTCTCCATCGACTACGAGAAGGTGGTGGAGTCGGGCAGCTACTCGAAGGAGCTGGCCGGCGGGGAGAAGAAGCCCGAGGACTTGAAGGCCCTGTTGAGCACGCCCAAGGTGCTCGCCTCCAGCTACGGCCGCATCCACCTCACCTTCGATGAGCCCCTGTCGCTCGTGGAGCTGATGAAGAGCCGCGGGCTCGACCCGGCCCAGGCCCTGAGCGACGAGCAGAAGAAGGGCCTGGTGCGCGCGCTGGGCAACCGCGTCATGTACGGCATCAGCAAGGTGTCCACCGTGACGCCCCACGCCCTGGTGAGCGCCGCCCTCCTGGCCCACCGCCGCCGCGGCATGACGAGCCGCGAGCTGGGCGAGCGCATCACCCTCCTGCGCCGCATCGCCGGCGAGGAGATGGCGCCCCTGGCCGCCCTGCTCAAGGACTCGCCGAGCCACCCCGAGGCCATGGGTCCCATCCGGGAGGCGATGAACACCTTCTGCTCGGACGGCATGGTGCGCACGCTCAAGGCCAACAACGACGTCATCTACCAGGCCGAGGACGACCGGCGCGGGGAGATGTCGTTCTACAAGAACACCCTGATGAACCTGGTGGCGGGGCGGGCCCTGGTGGCCACCGCGCTGCTCGGGCGCTTCCCCGCCCCGTTCGACGAGGTGAAGACCCGCGCCCTGTGGCTCTCGCGCCTCTTCAAGCTGGAGTTCATCTACCGGGTGGGCGCCAGCTTCGACACCATCTTCACCGAGGTGGTGGATCGGCTGGTGCGCATGGGCCTGGTGCTGCACGACGGGGACATGCTCGGCGTGGCCCCCGAGCCCCATGCCCGTCCGGAGCTGGAGTTCCTCGCGGACCTGCTGCGCGACTACCTGGAGGCCTACCTCATCGCCGCCCTCACCCTGCCCGAGGTGCCCGCGGGCATGGCCCAGGATCGCAAGAGCTTCGTGCGCCAGGCGCTGGAGGTGGGCCGGGCCGAGTACCACTCGGGCCGCATCACCGCCGCCGAGTCCCTGGCCAAGGTGACGCTGGAGAACGCCGTGCACTACATGCTCGACCAGCGCTACCTCGTGGAGGAGGACAAGAAGCTCAAGCTCGGTCCCACCGCGCCCGAGCTCAAGGACTGCCAGGCGTTCGCCGAGGAGATCCGCGGCTACCTGCGCCACCAGGGCTGA
- a CDS encoding cytochrome c3 family protein, protein MDRSTRTYLLLAVVSLLVGGSLAWAATARERSLAIYPPQRVPLRFDHQQHLAAGAECATCHDSARNSVSVKDRNLPGHEECGSCHDIDAAKKGEKTDPPSACNTCHPGFDATVRLEPPKLDMPAANLHFNHQVHVKKNVDCAVCHGAMEQVGLGTRQQLPKMATCLKCHDGNAASKECTTCHLAQPSGRLQLTFPSGVLRPMQGDPLGLDHGPRYEFTHGSRAAVDRSTCMSCHAESYCQTCHDGLQKPLSVHPNDFITLHPVQARQDSTRCSSCHRAQSFCVACHERSGVGQSADRSLRSRNVKVHPDYNLWVETPGPQHHGLAASRDMQSCVSCHREESCMTCHSAKTGRQINPHPPGFKAACGRVAAANDRPCLKCHTEPDLSQKGCR, encoded by the coding sequence ATGGATCGCTCCACGCGCACCTATCTGCTCCTGGCCGTCGTGTCGCTGCTGGTGGGAGGGAGCCTCGCCTGGGCCGCCACCGCCCGCGAGCGCAGCCTCGCCATCTACCCGCCCCAGCGCGTGCCCCTGCGCTTCGACCACCAGCAGCACCTGGCCGCGGGTGCCGAGTGCGCCACCTGCCACGACTCCGCCCGCAACAGCGTGTCCGTGAAGGACCGCAACCTGCCGGGCCACGAGGAGTGCGGCTCCTGCCACGACATCGACGCGGCGAAGAAGGGCGAGAAGACGGATCCGCCCTCGGCGTGCAACACGTGCCACCCGGGCTTCGACGCCACGGTGCGCCTGGAGCCGCCCAAGCTGGACATGCCCGCGGCCAACCTGCACTTCAACCACCAGGTGCACGTGAAGAAGAACGTGGACTGCGCGGTGTGCCACGGGGCCATGGAGCAGGTGGGGCTCGGCACCCGGCAGCAGCTGCCCAAGATGGCCACCTGCCTCAAGTGCCATGACGGCAACGCGGCCTCCAAGGAATGCACCACCTGCCACCTCGCGCAGCCGTCGGGGCGGCTGCAGCTCACCTTCCCCTCGGGGGTGCTGCGGCCCATGCAGGGCGACCCGCTCGGCCTGGACCACGGGCCGCGCTACGAGTTCACCCACGGCAGCCGCGCGGCGGTGGACCGCTCCACCTGCATGTCCTGCCACGCCGAGTCCTACTGCCAGACGTGCCATGACGGCCTGCAGAAGCCCCTGTCGGTGCACCCCAACGACTTCATCACCCTGCACCCGGTGCAGGCGCGCCAGGACTCCACGCGCTGCTCGAGCTGCCACCGCGCCCAGTCCTTCTGCGTCGCGTGCCACGAGCGCTCGGGCGTGGGGCAGAGCGCGGACCGCTCGCTGCGCTCGCGCAACGTGAAGGTGCACCCGGACTACAACCTGTGGGTGGAGACGCCCGGGCCGCAGCACCACGGCCTCGCGGCCTCGCGCGACATGCAGTCGTGCGTGTCGTGCCACCGCGAGGAGTCGTGCATGACGTGCCACTCGGCCAAGACGGGTCGGCAGATCAACCCCCACCCGCCGGGCTTCAAGGCCGCGTGTGGGCGCGTGGCGGCGGCCAATGACAGGCCCTGCCTCAAGTGCCACACCGAGCCGGACCTCTCCCAGAAGGGGTGCCGCTGA
- a CDS encoding efflux RND transporter periplasmic adaptor subunit, producing MRLVNKGRPLKAMMMGVWGAALLAGASACGSKPAAKAAPPPREIDVVQLTPGEVRDTGEYLGTLMSRQSITVLPQVAGYVRRIHVKPGQKVEQGAPLLDVDSREASAALDSARAQRTSAEVNLEQSRRTRARIESLYKEGLASAQELDQARAQVDALDASTRAAAAQETQRSVQLQFLTVRAPFAGTVGDVLVRLGDFVGATTPLTSIAQADVLEVSVAIPSERARSLRLDTPLEILDAQGKLLLTSPVFFVAPLADPRTQLVEVKAAFRNTAGLRPSELVRARLIYSTREALQLPVLAVVRQSGQPFALVVADKEGKTVVERRPVRLGPLGATSYVVENGLQVGDRVAVSSLQSLRDGAVVKVKQAAASQPESMQADKKNVQAQGGIAGGSR from the coding sequence GTGCGACTGGTGAACAAGGGACGCCCCCTGAAGGCGATGATGATGGGAGTCTGGGGCGCGGCGTTGTTGGCGGGCGCCTCGGCCTGTGGGAGCAAACCGGCGGCCAAGGCCGCCCCGCCCCCCCGTGAAATCGACGTGGTGCAGCTGACGCCCGGCGAGGTGCGCGACACCGGCGAGTACCTGGGCACGCTCATGTCGCGGCAGAGCATCACCGTGCTGCCCCAGGTGGCCGGCTACGTGCGCCGCATCCACGTGAAGCCCGGCCAGAAGGTGGAGCAGGGCGCGCCGCTCTTGGACGTGGACTCGCGCGAGGCGAGCGCCGCGCTCGACAGCGCCCGGGCCCAGCGCACCTCGGCCGAGGTGAACCTGGAGCAGTCGCGCCGCACCCGCGCGCGCATCGAGTCGCTCTACAAGGAGGGCCTCGCGAGCGCCCAGGAGCTGGATCAGGCGCGCGCCCAGGTGGACGCGCTGGACGCCAGCACGCGCGCCGCGGCGGCCCAGGAGACGCAGCGCTCGGTGCAGTTGCAGTTCCTCACGGTGCGCGCCCCGTTCGCGGGCACCGTGGGTGACGTGCTCGTGCGCCTGGGGGACTTCGTGGGCGCCACCACCCCGCTCACCAGCATCGCCCAGGCGGACGTGCTGGAGGTGAGCGTGGCCATCCCCTCCGAGCGCGCCCGGTCCCTGCGCCTGGACACGCCCCTGGAGATCCTCGACGCCCAGGGCAAGCTCTTGCTCACCAGCCCCGTCTTCTTCGTGGCCCCGCTGGCCGACCCGCGCACGCAGCTCGTGGAGGTCAAGGCCGCGTTCCGCAACACCGCGGGCCTGCGCCCGAGCGAGCTGGTGCGCGCGCGCCTCATCTACTCCACGCGCGAGGCCCTGCAGCTGCCGGTGCTCGCGGTGGTGCGCCAGAGCGGCCAGCCCTTCGCCCTGGTGGTGGCGGACAAGGAGGGCAAGACGGTGGTGGAGCGTCGACCCGTGCGGCTCGGCCCGCTGGGCGCCACGTCGTACGTGGTGGAGAACGGCCTCCAGGTGGGAGATCGCGTGGCGGTCAGCTCGCTGCAATCGCTGCGCGATGGCGCGGTGGTGAAGGTGAAGCAGGCCGCGGCCTCCCAGCCCGAGTCCATGCAGGCCGACAAGAAGAATGTCCAGGCCCAGGGCGGCATCGCCGGGGGCAGCCGCTAG
- a CDS encoding type II CAAX prenyl endopeptidase Rce1 family protein: protein MDDVGTPPPPPPRLGPLDPVAVAVLATLGIFLAFVFAAPAQLLNLAFGVWFTQLFVFLGGGWFVLRATGREPARYTGLSQGTPRMAAFGFALGLANFAGIVAPLQYVAQKLLPKGWQDYDVAGLFTGQTPLELVLIGAGVGLFAPLCEEFFFRGVFFQGLKGRGGPPWRALVTSAVIFSAFHFDRMGFLARVELGLLFGWLLLRTGSLWPGVLAHAANNLVSLALFFGARSAAGEVPAATDATSRGEGLGVVVLTVGGCAALMALVAAAERFPSLLGGPPRPERELEAAEPPVYLEPPTRLVRLAFPWMMTAVLSLAVYVGVDPLGVQLSQIDWDLKLKPVPENAPDALHAERNALHELRVRVHRGEAPLEEYARERLRQSRHPRDAKP from the coding sequence GTGGACGACGTCGGTACCCCTCCCCCCCCACCCCCTCGCCTCGGACCCCTGGATCCGGTGGCGGTGGCCGTGCTGGCCACGCTGGGCATCTTCCTGGCCTTCGTGTTCGCCGCGCCGGCGCAGCTGCTCAACCTCGCCTTCGGGGTGTGGTTCACCCAGCTCTTCGTGTTCCTCGGCGGCGGGTGGTTCGTCCTGCGCGCCACCGGCCGGGAGCCCGCGCGCTACACGGGCCTGTCCCAGGGCACCCCGCGCATGGCGGCCTTCGGGTTCGCCCTGGGCCTGGCCAACTTCGCGGGCATCGTGGCCCCCCTGCAGTACGTGGCCCAGAAGCTCTTGCCCAAGGGCTGGCAGGACTATGACGTGGCGGGGCTGTTCACCGGCCAGACGCCCCTGGAGCTCGTGCTCATCGGCGCGGGGGTGGGCCTCTTCGCGCCCCTGTGCGAGGAATTCTTCTTCCGGGGGGTGTTCTTCCAGGGGCTCAAGGGCCGGGGCGGCCCGCCCTGGCGCGCCCTGGTGACCTCGGCGGTCATCTTCAGCGCCTTCCACTTCGACCGGATGGGCTTCCTCGCGCGCGTGGAGCTGGGCCTGCTGTTCGGCTGGCTCCTCTTGCGCACCGGCTCGCTGTGGCCCGGCGTGCTCGCCCACGCGGCCAACAACCTCGTGTCCCTCGCCCTGTTCTTCGGCGCGAGGAGCGCGGCGGGCGAGGTGCCCGCCGCCACCGACGCCACGTCCCGGGGCGAGGGCCTGGGCGTGGTGGTGCTCACGGTGGGCGGCTGCGCGGCCCTGATGGCGCTCGTGGCCGCCGCGGAGCGCTTTCCTTCCCTGCTCGGCGGTCCGCCCCGTCCCGAGCGGGAGCTGGAGGCGGCCGAGCCCCCCGTGTACCTGGAGCCCCCGACGCGGCTCGTGCGCCTGGCCTTCCCGTGGATGATGACGGCGGTGCTGTCCCTGGCCGTGTACGTGGGGGTGGACCCGCTGGGGGTACAGCTGAGCCAGATCGACTGGGATTTGAAGCTCAAGCCCGTGCCGGAGAACGCCCCGGATGCCCTGCACGCCGAGCGCAACGCGCTCCACGAGCTCCGGGTCCGCGTGCACCGGGGCGAGGCGCCGCTGGAGGAGTACGCCCGGGAGCGCCTGCGCCAATCGCGCCACCCTCGGGACGCGAAGCCTTGA
- a CDS encoding HipA family kinase, with the protein MLRTLTATRYVTPLREGGSCPAIVEAEDSGMYVLKFRGAGQGIKALVAEILAGELARTLGLRMPELVLMQLDPALGRAEPDGEIRDLIKASAGLNLAMDYLPGSITFDPTVGPPPPADEASAIVCFDAYVTNVDRTPRNPNLLCWHRALWLIDHGASLYFHHAWDDSLERARSRFAPVRDHVLLPWATGLTQALAHLRERVTPEVIRGIVARVPDAWLGPAVEPHFASVEAHREAYAAFLIERLQAAPAFLEEAERARSQLV; encoded by the coding sequence ATGTTGAGAACCCTCACCGCGACCCGCTACGTCACCCCGCTCCGGGAAGGCGGCTCGTGCCCCGCCATCGTCGAGGCGGAGGACTCGGGCATGTACGTCCTCAAGTTCCGCGGCGCCGGCCAGGGCATCAAGGCGCTCGTGGCGGAGATCCTCGCCGGCGAGCTGGCGCGCACGCTCGGCCTGCGCATGCCGGAGCTGGTGCTCATGCAGTTGGATCCCGCCCTGGGCCGCGCCGAGCCGGACGGGGAGATCCGCGACCTCATCAAGGCCAGCGCGGGCCTCAACCTGGCCATGGACTACCTGCCGGGCTCCATCACGTTCGATCCCACGGTGGGCCCGCCCCCGCCGGCCGACGAGGCCTCGGCCATCGTGTGCTTCGACGCCTACGTGACGAACGTGGACCGCACCCCGAGGAACCCCAACCTGCTGTGCTGGCACCGCGCCTTGTGGCTCATCGACCACGGCGCGTCCCTGTACTTCCACCACGCCTGGGACGACTCCCTGGAGCGCGCCCGGAGCCGCTTCGCCCCGGTGCGCGACCACGTGCTCCTGCCGTGGGCGACCGGGCTCACCCAGGCCCTGGCCCACCTGCGCGAGCGCGTGACGCCCGAGGTCATCCGGGGCATCGTCGCCCGGGTGCCGGACGCCTGGCTCGGCCCCGCGGTGGAGCCGCACTTCGCCTCGGTGGAGGCCCACCGCGAGGCCTACGCCGCGTTCCTGATCGAGCGCCTGCAGGCGGCGCCCGCGTTCCTCGAGGAGGCCGAGCGTGCCCGCTCCCAGCTCGTTTGA
- a CDS encoding Ig-like domain-containing protein, whose protein sequence is MRRLLWLGLLGCGACLEPGEPFLAVADSKPPEVVSTEPGPGGTVTARGTVQILFSERMETRTLRPGIAIFAGREEVPLAVTVSPELPGEEDNVERGDIPSLVTVSAEGGAFTPGTGYTLVLRTSLTDSQGNPLAREVRVPFQTAP, encoded by the coding sequence ATGCGCCGCCTGCTCTGGCTGGGGCTGTTGGGGTGCGGGGCGTGCCTGGAGCCCGGCGAGCCGTTCCTCGCCGTGGCGGACAGCAAGCCCCCGGAGGTGGTGTCCACGGAGCCGGGCCCGGGCGGGACGGTGACGGCCCGGGGCACGGTGCAGATCCTCTTCTCCGAGCGCATGGAGACGCGCACGCTGCGGCCAGGCATCGCCATCTTCGCGGGCCGCGAGGAAGTGCCCCTGGCGGTGACGGTGTCGCCGGAGCTGCCGGGGGAGGAGGACAACGTCGAGCGCGGGGACATCCCCTCGCTCGTCACCGTGAGCGCCGAGGGCGGCGCCTTCACGCCCGGCACCGGCTACACGCTGGTGCTGCGCACCTCGCTCACGGACTCCCAGGGCAACCCCCTGGCCCGCGAGGTGCGGGTGCCGTTCCAGACGGCACCCTGA